One window from the genome of Pseudomonadota bacterium encodes:
- a CDS encoding 4Fe-4S binding protein has protein sequence MKANYGYKDGSGDFFITIDTDLCNGCGACITACPTTVFAVGEDENDPLNENPVAAVSKEQRKKIKYVCGLCKPIQNRPAKLPCQVACEPGAIVHLW, from the coding sequence ATGAAGGCAAACTATGGGTATAAAGATGGCTCAGGCGATTTCTTTATCACCATAGATACGGATTTATGCAACGGTTGCGGGGCATGCATAACAGCTTGCCCTACAACCGTTTTTGCGGTCGGTGAAGACGAGAATGATCCGCTTAATGAAAATCCTGTTGCTGCTGTATCGAAGGAACAGAGAAAGAAAATTAAATATGTTTGCGGACTATGTAAGCCAATACAGAACAGACCGGCAAAACTTCCGTGTCAAGTAGCATGTGAGCCGGGTGCTATAGTGCATCTCTGGTAA
- the bzdQ gene encoding benzoyl-CoA reductase, bzd-type, subunit Q: MAEEKKEFWRWPESRWTNPEIDWKKGKYITAGIDVGSVSTQGVIMVDGELYCYGNMRTGSNSPHSAINVFNKAVEDTDLTLKDLHFTVGTGYGRVNVPFGNRAITEIACHARGANWMYGPAVKTILDMGGQDCKAIKVDEKGKVNAFLMNDKCAAGTGRGMEVFADLLGVPIQDVGDMSFKVAEEPSPVSSTCVVFAKSEAASLLRAGWPKEKVLAAYCSAMAHRVFSLLEKVNVEKEFAITGGIAKNQGIVKRITKELGIEACDTKWYNKAYAEKGFPFDTQIAGAIGAALIGKALVEKGSK, from the coding sequence GAAGGGTAAATATATAACAGCAGGTATTGACGTAGGTTCCGTCAGCACCCAGGGCGTTATCATGGTAGATGGCGAGCTTTATTGCTACGGCAACATGAGAACAGGTTCAAACAGTCCGCACAGCGCAATCAACGTTTTCAACAAGGCAGTTGAAGACACAGACCTTACATTGAAAGACCTTCACTTCACCGTCGGCACAGGTTATGGCCGTGTAAACGTTCCTTTCGGGAACAGGGCAATAACAGAGATTGCTTGCCACGCGAGGGGCGCAAACTGGATGTATGGTCCTGCAGTAAAGACCATTCTCGATATGGGCGGCCAGGACTGTAAGGCCATTAAGGTTGACGAAAAAGGTAAAGTCAACGCCTTCTTGATGAACGATAAGTGCGCAGCAGGTACAGGCCGTGGCATGGAAGTTTTTGCAGACCTCCTCGGTGTACCGATTCAGGATGTTGGCGATATGTCCTTTAAGGTTGCAGAGGAACCATCCCCTGTCAGTTCAACCTGCGTTGTTTTTGCAAAATCAGAAGCAGCAAGCTTGCTCCGTGCAGGCTGGCCGAAAGAGAAAGTGCTCGCAGCATATTGTTCTGCAATGGCACACAGGGTGTTCTCACTCCTCGAAAAGGTCAATGTTGAGAAAGAATTTGCAATTACCGGCGGTATCGCAAAGAACCAGGGCATTGTAAAGAGAATCACGAAAGAGCTCGGTATCGAAGCATGCGACACCAAATGGTATAACAAGGCGTATGCAGAGAAGGGATTCCCCTTTGATACCCAGATTGCCGGTGCAATCGGTGCAGCACTGATTGGAAAGGCCCTTGTCGAAAAGGGAAGCAAATAA
- a CDS encoding tripartite tricarboxylate transporter substrate binding protein yields MKKSYLLLIGIVILLAAVGTVPCIAAPDFPTKPITLYVGFPPGGVAGNSARAIAPGAQEVLKQSVVVEHKPGAGGTVAADFVVHSNPDGYTLINAGTSTLAYSMFTEGVKWGPKDFSVILGFTAFNYALVVPANAPYKTFDEWVKYVKEHPGYKYGTYGPLSTMHVLMEWIAKEMNLKIIPVHFKGDAPGIAAVLGGHIQAYAAAGTHVAQVKAGKLRTILQVSGESKDADPKSVTRFKERFPKAPHEVFVLPIGIFGPKGIPGPVKAKLTEAFKKAAKTETCARALSQMAMTVEIVEPDQLEKDLVSAQENLAKIVRDLGLKR; encoded by the coding sequence ATGAAAAAGAGTTATCTGCTTTTAATCGGTATCGTTATTCTTCTCGCGGCAGTTGGAACAGTTCCCTGCATAGCTGCCCCGGATTTTCCCACCAAACCCATAACCCTCTACGTGGGGTTTCCCCCTGGAGGTGTTGCGGGGAACTCGGCCCGGGCCATAGCACCGGGAGCGCAGGAGGTTTTAAAACAGTCCGTGGTGGTGGAGCATAAACCGGGGGCAGGCGGAACCGTTGCGGCTGATTTTGTAGTCCACTCCAACCCGGACGGATATACCCTCATAAATGCAGGGACGTCCACTCTTGCCTACTCGATGTTTACCGAGGGGGTAAAGTGGGGGCCGAAGGATTTCAGTGTTATTCTTGGATTTACGGCCTTCAACTATGCTTTGGTGGTTCCTGCCAATGCACCATATAAAACCTTCGACGAATGGGTTAAGTATGTGAAGGAGCATCCCGGCTACAAATACGGCACATATGGTCCTCTCAGCACGATGCATGTGCTCATGGAATGGATTGCCAAAGAGATGAATCTCAAGATCATCCCTGTTCACTTCAAGGGTGATGCGCCTGGTATCGCAGCGGTCCTGGGTGGGCACATCCAGGCTTATGCAGCGGCAGGAACCCATGTTGCTCAGGTCAAGGCGGGCAAACTCCGGACAATCCTTCAGGTGTCAGGAGAATCGAAGGATGCAGACCCGAAATCGGTAACCCGTTTTAAGGAAAGATTCCCGAAGGCGCCGCACGAGGTTTTTGTGCTTCCTATAGGCATCTTCGGCCCCAAAGGCATCCCGGGACCTGTTAAGGCCAAGCTGACGGAGGCCTTCAAAAAGGCAGCTAAAACAGAGACCTGTGCGCGGGCGCTCTCCCAGATGGCCATGACCGTCGAGATTGTGGAACCGGATCAATTGGAGAAAGATCTTG
- a CDS encoding IclR family transcriptional regulator, which produces MKDNDNQQKQSYLIASLEKGLLILEMLSRHKEPLSLGELASLAGMGPSTATRYAATLMHLGYVRRDPGTKQFRLTPKVLSLGFALLRDMDLRTRVASHLLDAAQQLNVGAQCAILDGTEIVYIERIRMNTLIDLDIPVGSRLPAYCTALGKAVLAFMDQASVEKIINETNMIAYTPYTETNKAGFLRTLDDTRRRGFAINRQELILGRDAVAAPIFRNGKVEGSIGFSFPFDENHKDTFEAKLAQVLIDISKKVSLD; this is translated from the coding sequence ATGAAAGACAACGATAATCAGCAAAAGCAGAGTTATCTCATTGCTTCCCTGGAGAAGGGTCTTCTGATTCTTGAAATGCTCTCCCGGCACAAAGAGCCTCTCAGTCTCGGAGAATTGGCATCGCTGGCAGGCATGGGGCCGTCCACGGCAACGCGATATGCGGCAACGCTCATGCACTTAGGGTACGTCAGGAGGGACCCCGGTACAAAGCAGTTCAGGCTTACCCCTAAGGTGCTCTCGCTGGGATTTGCGTTGCTCCGTGACATGGACCTGAGAACCCGTGTAGCCTCTCACCTGCTCGATGCGGCCCAACAGTTGAATGTGGGCGCCCAGTGCGCGATTCTGGACGGGACGGAAATTGTCTACATAGAAAGGATTCGCATGAACACTCTTATAGACCTGGACATTCCCGTCGGCTCGCGGCTGCCCGCCTATTGTACCGCCCTTGGAAAGGCGGTACTTGCGTTTATGGATCAGGCTTCGGTTGAGAAGATCATTAATGAGACCAATATGATTGCATACACGCCATACACGGAAACCAACAAGGCTGGTTTTCTGCGGACATTGGATGATACGCGCCGACGTGGATTTGCGATCAACAGGCAAGAGTTGATTCTGGGGAGGGATGCCGTGGCAGCACCGATATTCCGTAACGGAAAAGTGGAAGGTTCGATCGGTTTCTCCTTTCCTTTTGATGAAAACCACAAGGACACCTTTGAGGCAAAACTGGCCCAGGTCTTGATCGATATTTCTAAGAAGGTGTCTTTGGATTGA